A genomic window from Lotus japonicus ecotype B-129 chromosome 1, LjGifu_v1.2 includes:
- the LOC130731824 gene encoding transcription factor MYB35-like gives MVKSPCCEKISVSRGVQSAEEDGMVLPFVSKHGSSNWTSVPKKSGLKRCGKSCRLRWTNYLKHDLEQDGFTPQEEDLIIKLHAAIGSRWFIIAQQLPGRTDNDVKNYWNSKLKKKLSQMGIDPVTHKPFSKLIADYGNIGGSQKPSSPIGSFDKDFKNAIQLRSESYQTMPQGSRNTNNQPNQPPKMETIGNSFSISTSIPSDNLPMIIVPGASNYIDLENETVLPTSIYEEGEASLSKTSSPSASSTCSTSAQEALPVPFSWNDFLLEEVFAQTGDDQEQEIVGGFMSNDMVSQMENVTSQSWNKKEAMSSSSDISFLEAMLDQENEMFLSFPHLMEEPSNY, from the exons ATGGTGAAGTCTCCATGctgtgagaaaatcagtgtcaGTAGAGGTGTACAGTCTGCAGAAGAAGATGGAATGGTACTTCCATTTGTCTCAAAGCATGGATCTAGTAATTGGACTTCTGTCCCCAAAAAATCTG GGCTTAAGAGGTGTGGAAAAAGTTGCAGGCTTAGGTGGACTAACTATCTCAAGCATGATCTTGAGCAGGATGGATTCACACCCCAAGAAGAAGATCTAATCATCAAGCTTCACGCAGCCATAGGTAGCAG GTGGTTTATAATAGCCCAACAGCTTCCTGGGAGAACAGACAATGATGTAAAGAACTACTGGAActcaaagctgaaaaagaagCTTTCTCAAATGGGGATAGACCCTGTTACTCACAAACCATTCTCTAAACTCATTGCTGACTATGGAAACATTGGTGGTAGCCAGAAACCAAGTTCCCCAATTGGGTCTTTCGACAAAGACTTCAAGAATGCAATCCAATTAAGATCAGAGTCATATCAAACAATGCCACAAGGATCTAGAAACACCAATAACCAACCAAATCAGCCACCCAAAATGGAAACAATTGGAAATAGCTTTTCAATCAGCACAAGTATTCCCAGTGATAACCTCCCAATGATAATAGTGCCTGGTGCCTCAAATTACATAGACTTAGAGAATGAGACTGTTCTGCCAACATCTATATATGAAGAAGGTGAAGCTAGCTTGTCAAAAACTTCATCACCATCTGCTTCTTCCACTTGTTCCACTTCAGCACAAGAAGCCTTACCTGTACCCTTCAGCTGGAATGACTTCCTTCTAGAAGAGGTCTTTGCACAAACAGGTGATGACCAAGAACAAGAAATTGTGGGTGGATTCATGTCAAATGACATGGTAAGTCAAATGGAGAATGTGACAAGTCAAAGTTGGAACAAGAAAGAGGCTATGTCATCATCCTCTGACATTTCATTCCTAGAAGCCATGCTTGATCAAGAAAATGAGATGTTTCTAAGTTTTCCTCACCTTATGGAGGAACCTTCCAACTACTGA
- the LOC130734278 gene encoding uncharacterized protein LOC130734278, which produces MSRFTALKSHYKVWQKKYFKVMESPEIKNLFRDSDNNPLFPFYWTKNPRRKISVSYDALDESEQGIADYLRTLPVISGHDLIEASKSGTLNQFFTTMGKGKVDTNPLKLKDYLAQSAAAAKKRAADNEQKKKNEDASGSDTVRDPKRQRTSGSAGGKHSHQSAGEASKRQPAEKKKGHDAVPPPHQDSSLLINRPPTPFSQAGTSSAIGGEAPPPLLSLNDPHFNGLDFMTRTFDNRVHKDISGQGPPNIASLAIFHALSAASTVAGMAQCVKEVISAKNRLEKKAADYKTAYERAKADAETANKKLTSAEEKCTKLTADLAASDLLLQKTKSLKEAINDKHTAVQAKCQKLEKKFRIRAKNHHSLFPSTHLTTPPWFFLSHSTLTSQSQISSSS; this is translated from the exons atgagccggttcaccgcccttaaaagccattacaaagtatggcagaaaaaatatttcaaagttatGGAATCGCCCGagataaagaacttgttccgagattctgacaataatcccctcttccctttttactggacaaaaaaccctcgccggaaaatatccgtttcatatgacgccttggatgaatctgagcaaggcatcgccgattaccttcgcacactaccagtaatctctggtcatgacttgattgaggcgtcgaaatccggcactttaaatcaatttttta ctacgatgggaaaaggcaaggttgacACTAACCCCTTGAAGCTGAAGGattacctcgcccagtctgctgcggcggccaAGAAAAGGGCCGCCGATAATgaacagaagaaaaagaatgaagatGCCTCGGGCTCTGATACCGTCAGGGACCCCAAACGCCAAAGAACCTCAGGCTCTGCTGGTGGTAAACATTCTCATCAATCAGCTGGCGAGGCTTCCAAAAGGCAGCCTgcagagaaaaagaagggacacgACGCTGTCCCGCCACCTCACCAGGATTCAAGCTTGCTGATTAACCGCCCGCCAACTCCATTTAGCCAAGCTGGCACtagctcagccattggtggcgaggctcctccccccttgctgagtTTAAatgatcctcacttcaacgggttggacttcatgacccgtacttttgacaatcGGGTCCACAAAGACATTTCCGGTCAAGGTCCCCCAAACATTGCTTCCTTGGCCATATTTCATGCACTTTCCGCTGCCAGCACGGTGGCGGGAATGGCCCAGTGCGTGAAAGAAGTGATTTCAGCCAAGAATCGTCTCGAGAAGAAGGCAGCCGATTATAAAACCGCCTATGAGCGAGCTAAGGctgatgctgagaccgccaatAAGAAGCTGACATCTGCTGAGGAAAAGTGCACTAAGTTAACTGCTGATCTGGCGgcttctgacctgcttcttcagaaGACCAAGTCTCTAAAAGAAGCCATCAATGATAAGCACACTGCTGTTCAAGCCAAGTgccaaaaactggaaaagaa GTTCAGAATCAGGGCCAAAAACCACCACTCCCTCTTTCCCTCAACCCACCTCACCACACCACCGTGGTTCTTCCTCTCTCATTCCACCCTCACCTCTCAATCTCAAATCTCTTCATCATCTTAA